From Streptomyces yatensis, one genomic window encodes:
- a CDS encoding cyclic nucleotide-binding domain-containing protein, which produces MMGLLSALKTEHRERLMALAHDVSFPAGGRIFEEGRKADRFWIIRTGAVTLDLHVPGRRPAVIETLGPGELIGWSWLFPPDTWHLGAEALSPVRAHEFNAETVRRLCDEDPELGYALALACAQVIGGRLQSARTRLLDLYGPYAGGISP; this is translated from the coding sequence ATGATGGGACTTCTGAGCGCGCTGAAGACCGAACATCGTGAGCGGCTGATGGCGCTCGCCCACGATGTGTCCTTCCCCGCGGGCGGCCGCATCTTCGAGGAGGGCCGTAAGGCGGACCGTTTCTGGATCATCCGCACCGGGGCGGTCACCCTCGATCTGCATGTTCCGGGGCGTCGGCCCGCGGTGATCGAGACCCTCGGCCCCGGGGAGCTCATCGGCTGGTCCTGGCTCTTCCCGCCGGACACCTGGCATCTGGGCGCGGAGGCGCTCAGCCCGGTGCGCGCGCACGAATTCAACGCGGAGACGGTGCGCCGGCTGTGCGACGAGGACCCGGAGCTCGGCTATGCCCTCGCGCTGGCCTGCGCCCAGGTGATCGGGGGCCGGCTGCAGAGCGCCCGCACCCGGCTGCTGGATCTGTACGGGCCCTACGCGGGCGGGATCTCGCCATGA
- a CDS encoding response regulator, whose protein sequence is MPQTADPDGPIRVFLLDDHEVVRRGLRDLLDAESDLEVVGEAANAREAIARAPAVRPRVAVLDVRLGSSGDGGDHEGIEVCRELRARLPDLACLMLTSFDDDEALFDAIMAGAAGYVLKQINGSDLVSAVRTVADGRSMLDPGATARVMARLRGPAPSGPVELENLSPREREILQLIGDGLTNRQIAERLFLAEKTVKNRISSILSKLGVGRRIQAAVIAERIKERETGQ, encoded by the coding sequence GTGCCCCAGACCGCCGACCCCGACGGCCCCATCAGGGTCTTTCTGCTCGACGACCACGAGGTGGTGCGGCGCGGACTGCGTGACCTGCTCGACGCCGAGTCCGATCTGGAGGTGGTCGGCGAGGCGGCCAACGCCCGCGAGGCCATCGCCCGCGCCCCCGCCGTACGGCCACGGGTCGCGGTGCTCGACGTACGGCTCGGCTCCTCGGGCGACGGCGGGGACCACGAAGGGATCGAGGTCTGCCGGGAGTTGCGGGCCCGGCTCCCCGATCTCGCGTGTCTGATGCTGACGTCCTTCGACGACGACGAGGCGCTGTTCGACGCCATCATGGCCGGGGCCGCGGGCTATGTGCTCAAGCAGATCAACGGGTCCGACCTGGTGTCGGCGGTGCGTACGGTGGCCGACGGCCGGTCCATGCTGGACCCCGGCGCCACCGCCCGGGTGATGGCCCGGCTGCGCGGCCCCGCGCCCAGCGGTCCCGTGGAGCTGGAGAACCTGTCACCGAGGGAGCGGGAGATCCTCCAGCTCATCGGCGACGGGCTGACCAACCGGCAGATCGCCGAGCGGCTGTTCCTGGCCGAGAAGACCGTCAAGAACCGCATCTCCTCGATCCTGTCCAAGCTGGGCGTGGGGCGGCGCATTCAGGCCGCGGTGATCGCCGAGCGGATCAAGGAGCGCGAAACGGGTCAGTGA
- a CDS encoding DUF6643 family protein, with protein MTSPRSTYGGGYYSSPSFPDTPIYDSLVAERGTPQIAPIRVPSAYDTGSHLPALPSALPALPAAPSPQPMYQGYQQQPQPTGLQQAHAPYIPPQPTGPRGYPGAQQPQMQRPGPAAPMGYEAMRPAMTRPAAPRPAAPAPSPYDDPYGRQQYPGGRSPQPGGGY; from the coding sequence ATGACCTCCCCCCGCAGCACTTACGGTGGCGGCTACTACTCCTCGCCGTCCTTCCCGGACACCCCCATCTACGACAGCCTTGTCGCCGAGCGGGGCACACCACAGATCGCGCCCATCAGGGTGCCGTCCGCGTACGACACCGGAAGTCATCTTCCGGCCCTGCCCTCAGCGCTTCCCGCGCTGCCGGCCGCGCCCTCGCCGCAGCCCATGTACCAGGGCTACCAGCAGCAGCCGCAGCCCACCGGGCTGCAGCAGGCGCACGCGCCGTACATCCCGCCGCAGCCGACCGGCCCGCGGGGCTACCCGGGCGCCCAGCAGCCGCAGATGCAGCGCCCCGGCCCGGCCGCGCCGATGGGCTACGAGGCGATGCGCCCGGCCATGACGCGTCCGGCCGCGCCGCGTCCGGCGGCCCCGGCGCCGTCTCCCTACGACGACCCGTACGGACGTCAGCAGTACCCGGGCGGCCGGTCGCCGCAGCCGGGAGGCGGCTACTGA